GTGGACCTGCAAAATAAGTTAACTAACACAAAAAAAGGCACCACATTGAACTATTCCTGAATACGAGGAGCTTATGAGCCCCATGGGGAAGCAGCCATGAGGAGGGCTCTACTTTTGTCCTGATAAGAAAAAAATAGTGAGGTTGGAAACCGAGAGGAGAGGGGAAATGAAAGATCAGGAGACTTGCTAGAGAACACACTATACATATTGTTTATCTTTTATACATAAGTATTTGTCACGAGGGATGACAAATAAAAAAGCTATTAGGTCTTAGATCAGATCATGCATCATAACAAGCAATCATACCATGCATTTACTCTGAACATTTCTTTGTCTATCACACAAAGAGTCAAAATTAAGGTAAAGGGGTTACCAAACTGCATCTAATCATTGCATTAGCTAAATCTCAAACTAGAGATATATGATACATCACGTATCACTACAAATGGAAGATTTTGATTATTTCGACCTTTGTACTGAAGATGCAGACTACCGTAGACTTCACAGTTTTCAAGTCACCCAAAATGCAGTCTGATTAATAAAGTGGGGTAGGTCAAACTTAAACACTATGAAGCATATGCCAACAGATGACCCAAAATGGGACATAAACTCCTAAGTAATACACTTTAACTTATGGGACCCAGGCAACATGTGTTCCTAGTGTCGTGATTATTGTAGGACAAGTCACAATCACAACCAAAAGAGGGTATACATCTTCTTTCAAAAGCTAGATCATTCGGACATATACAAATAGAACAAAAGACCACAACAAGTCCCACTAAAATAGGAGGTGGAAGAGCTTATTGATCCCCTGTAACCAAGATCCCAAAACATATGACTTGCTACAATGAAGTGTGATGTTAAAAAGCATACGAAAATTAGCATGTCACCCCACACCCCCGAGCCTAGGAAAATTCAAAAGGCAATTGTTAAATCGTCTCTTGGTAAAAGCAAAAGCTACACCATCTATCCTTACGTTCGATtaaattatttttagaaagtataACCCAATCcttctattttgaaatgcatcttacacaaattttgaattttagaaaaaaatgaaacgaaaaattcgcacgtacatcttcacgtgctacgcgatcacaaagtcgtttcataaaaaatcaactaatcatgtgacgtgtgtaaaatagAAAAAATTCAGTGCAAAAAATAATGCttttttcacaagataaattttctcttttttacatagagcacaaaaaatattggtttttcgtaaaacttgacgAATGCAAATATATCATGGAGATgtagtagaattttttgtcaaaagttTTCAACACatcgaaatatgatttttttgttagagggagcatacgtacccggagccgaattgaattttcatatgacataagaactatgaagaatacTTATCTCCTGGGTGATTTTTTAGTTTCTCTGGCCAATTTGAACGGAACCACACATGAGAGTCAAATCGTGCTGAATAAATACTAATAATAACAAAACAGTCCATGGCATGTAAGTTTCATCCGATCTTTGTTAGTCAAAAGATGATTATTAGCTGCAGTGAGAACTAACCCATGCTCACAGCCAAATAGCTGACCTACAGGAGTACACCGAAAATCAAATTAAATGCTACAATATCTAACTTGGAAAAATCGTAGCatgttttcttcaaaaattattaTATAATCTTGGAAATTATAAATCTCTTCGAGATAATTCATTGCATTCTTATGGATAATTATTCACCATATGCTTATATTTCCTCCATTTGTCTTAATGCGGTTAATGAAGAGAAAAACTAGCAAGGATAAATTTCATTTATATATGAACTTTTCCATGTGTTACCATATTTCTCATGCATTATATATTGCAAATTAATGTGCATTGGATGTACAATTACTAATAGACCCATGAATTTAATGTACTCAATTTACCATCACTACAATACTTGGAGAAGTAAATAGTCATTCACTCTTGTGCACGGCCTAAAGGTGCACCAACTTGGCTACTCCCACTTGTATTGTATATGGCACAGCATAACTCTTCTCTACAAATATGCCAGAAAACTAGGCCGTGACACGACAGAAACAATGCAGGGAAGCAAGTAAAATTGCAGAATAATTTTCCCATTCCTTTTCTCCCATGTTTCGAATCCTCCAACAAGGAAACGCATGCCAAAGTTGCTATCGCTGCCATGCATTAGGGATGAGCGACATTAGAAATGCTATTTCAACTACCACCAGAGCGTTCCCTGCATAAACTGTGTGAGTAGGAGGAGCAAATAGTCATCACGGCAATGATTTGTTGCCGGGGCGATAATAAGCGGAAATTTAATTTGGCTCCTAGATGCATATACTCCCTCCATACAAAAAACATATTTTGAATTGTCAAAATATTTAGACAATTTTTTTTTCATGTACATCACCCAGGATATACTAGCAATCAAAATCCCAAATGTTTGACACCAGCGCGTAATTGGGACTAAGACCGcttatagtgggagtaacataggtagtaacatcacataCCTCAAAGCATTTTGGTAACTTGGcatgctaataaatgaagaaagagagtgaggtgataactagctatgttatcataacatcacacttctcaagacaagatgagtctacaatctaataaatataacatgcatgataccacatatatgtaactatccactatgaaggtagtaacatacggtagtaacatgcaccatgttactactctaCGTTACTCTCCACTATGTCTAGTCTAATGTGGTTCCCTTGATTGACTAATCGTGCCATCACGCGCGTGTGTGCCAATTCATCACTAGGACTAGTCAAGTGAATGCATCTTTCGTGGTCATCATATACAAATCTGAAGTGACGAAAGTAAAGATGGTAGAAAATACCATTGCATCGGGACAGCTATCTCGTATCCGTTGGTCTTCTGTCCTATTTCTACGTCGATCATATTGTTTTCCTCAACACTGTAATATAAACAATGTTCAAGAAATCATTAATTTTAACTTATTAGTCGATCTTAAAATGAGGATTAATCGTTTATCGGCTGCTTAATCGATTTTATTGGTCAGCCTTTTATCGGCTTATTTTTATAAATTCTAATTTTCGACACTAAATTTTCTATAATATGCTATGCAAAAAATAATATTTGAACATTGCACATAAGTATTACCTTGATTCCTTGCATTTGAATCAATAATAATGAAAATTTTGAGCTAATGCATAATTCTACAAAATCATAGGACGAAAATATCGACTACCATATCAAATTTCATTAAAATTTTACTAACAATAAGATGAATATCGGCCGTGAGACTGAAAATTGGGCGAAATATCAGCTAAAATGCAGAAAATCGGCTGAAATATCGGTGGCGCGATAAATTAGCCGATATACTGAAATCTTATCGACGATTACCCGGTTCACGATAAATCGGTATCTCAgccgattttttgaacagtgaaTATAAGACATGTATACTACGGTGCATGCTTTAAAAAAATGTCACTGGATCGCCCGTGCCTACACAAATAACAAAAGGTTGGCCAACCCATATTTAGTTCATACTCGGACTAAGAGCTACTCTAGCAGAGCTCGTATATCTCCGAACCGAAAACGTCGAGTTCGATCTCCCGAACTGTTGAGTTTTGAAGATTTTTGTCACGGTGCAGATCAGAAACTGAAAAAGCGAAAATCAAACGTCGCGGGAAAATCAAACTCGCGATTGAACCCAGTTTGCTCCGATCAAACTTGATTCGTTGATAATTTACATTAAACTAGCCAAAATACATGATAGTTCGACCTACATTCGCTAATTTGAGACCTAAACTACTAGATTAGGCCCCGGATTGTCACTGGGCGCTTCCCGTCGGCGGCGGAGGGTTTTTCCTCGCCGGTGACTCCTACGCGATGATGAGCGTCGCCATCTCGAACGCTGCCGCCTCCGCCGAGCTCCTGTAGGCTACATGCGGCCCGTCGGCGTCGCCGGCGTCATTGCCGCGCGGGGGTAGCGCCGGCAGCGACGGGCTGCACGAGCCGGCAGGGGGGGCTCGGCTTCTCCTTCTTCGGCCACCTCCTCGCGCGCTTGCCGGCGCGCGATAGCATGCAGCCACTTCTATGCCGCCCGCTTCCATGCGCCGTCGGAGCGCGCCCGCCTCGCGTGGTCCGCCAACGACCGTACACCCGGTGGACGCCGCGGTTCCTTCCCGTCGCCgattcggccccctcccctacctACGCGTATTAACCGCCCCATTGCGGACGGAGGGGTGGTGGCGCAAGCGGCGTTAGAGGCGGCGGAATGGCTCGCCGGAGAGGAGGCAGGCGGCGGCGGGGAGTAGGGTTTagaaaccgaactcccctccgtggccccttttAATACGGGGCGGCCGCGCGGTTTCTCGGGGGGCCCGAACCCGTTATACGGGCCAGACCGCGAGTTCGGGCTCCGTTCTGGCCCGGTTTCGGTCCGAACCCGTATTATTGCCGGAATTTTTCAGTTTCTGACTCTTTTACGGGCTCTAGGGGACGCAAACGGTTGCGTCCACGCGGACCAGAAATGCGCCTGCACCCTGCTCCAGTGGGGCGACGCATAGTGTCcggaccgtccgcggagacgcaaacaggGCACAAAAATGCGGCATGTTTGCGTCTTCACGGACGTTGCGCGGTCGCGCCgagcgtccgctcgcttcccccacgggcccgcctggcagcgaccctggctcGAGAGCCAACGCGAATTAAAGCACAACAACTGCCGGGGAGGGCAACCGCCGGAGTGGCAACCGCGCCGATCGACGCgcgaaccgccggaatggagcgccgaaccgccgcggaagagcaaccgcagcCCTCTTCGTTATACACGCCACCATTAATCCACGCTCAATAAGACCCATGCGCATGCGCTAATTCATCTCCAACCTGCGTTCCATTCATCTTCATCTCCAACGCCGCCGTGCCACCTGCGTGAAACCATGAGCAACATGTCGTTGCCATCGGACACCGATAGCGAGGGGAAGCCGCTGGGATGGCGGCATTGGTGGGATAAAGCTGCCACGCCGAGCAACTCTAGCTCCCCGCCAACggagggcgaggaggaggaggaggccatcgCCAACGACGGCCAGGATGAGGAGGGGGACACCGTTGGCCACAACGgccaggacgaggaggaggaagaggaagaggattcaAATGCAAGGTGGAcacggctggaggcggaggaGGTGGCCGAGGAGGTGGCGTCGGCAAGGAAGGAGGCAAGGGCGAGGGCGTAGGCGGAGTCTCGTCATCCGTTCACCAACGACGAGGAAGACCCCAATGACCACTCGTCGGAGGGGAACTCAAACTCGTCGGACGCGTCAACGCCAGTACCTATTCGgaggaggtgacgagcaggaagcacGTCCGTGAAGATGACAAGGCAGGGCCTTCAAACAAGAAGTAGCTAGTTTAAAAATTTATATGTTCCCACAATTTGTATGTTTAATTTGTTTGAACTTGTTGCAGTAATTCTAAAATATTGATTCTACTTAGAAATGTAAGGACCACAATTTATACCTCGCATACTTCGCATGGCTTGATCAAACACTCATGCAATAACCAAAGAAATATCTCCAAAATATCAATTATACTCCAAAATATCAATTCTACTTCAGAAATGCATCAGCCCACTAGGTTGCCCCAGACACAATCAGACATATTGCGACATTGACCATTTCGGCGTCCACGggtcgacgcaaacggacacgcgcGGACAATTCGAACATCCAAAATGCAtcaccgttggagatgccctaaagtaTTGGTGTATACACTCAAGCAGCAAGAGTGGTGGAATTTTGGCTTGATGGATAAATGAAGCTGTAAAAAAAGGCCCCACAGTAATGCGGACATGGTAGAAGATATGCTAGCCGATATGCTAGCCAGGTTACAAAAATTGCATTGAAGGTGTCGACCCTATAGTTGGTTCAATATGCACAGGTTGCACAAGTTTAGGACAGGAAACCTAGAGAAATATGTCAATGGCGCGTGGAGCTGATTTCAGCCAGAAAGTGCATGCAGGCCTATAGCTAGCGTTGTGCCAACCGCTTTTAGCAGGTTGCTGCTACTCGCAAGGTATGAACCGAGAATCTTACAACATTCAAACAGAAGCTACATCTTCTCCATAAATTAAGAAATGGGCAACATGAACAGTCGGCAAAATGCCCTGTATACATTCACTTTGTAGTCTTTCCCTTGAAACAAGCTTCCCCCAGGATTAATTTTCAGAGCTTCTTTGTATGACTTGAGATGTGTAAGAGAGTGTTCCCCAGGATTCATGTACTGAATTGGTTCACGTACGACAAACTACGTACGACAAATAAATGGGCCGTGCGGATGGTTCGTGTTCCGTGCCGTACACTGATACATGTTTTACCGTACGTGTACCAGCACTCATTCATGTAATAGACAAGCCACCAAAACGAAGTGTCGGAATATCGCCCAGCTATTTGCTCCGTCACCTGCGAGAAAAGCAATATTTAGCGCCACAAGTTTTTACACAGTGAAAACATTTTGCAGCCACCCACCGCAGTATTATATCGCAGGGCtaaaacaacaaaaaatagttGAATAACTTTGACACTCATACGATTACCCCAGAGACTGTTCACATAACCATGTCATGTATATCAGATTAGAGTCACTGTAGGTACCATATTATCACACCTATATGACCTATCAGGAAGTAGTTTAAAGGACAATCTGCTTAGTACGAAAGAGCTAGAACACAGACCAACAAGACTAGATAGCCCTGAGACGACAACGAAGCTGGAAAAAATAGATGATAAAGAAGCAAAACTTGCAAGGCAATCAGCAATAACATCCATGTTTAGGCTGACAGAGTTCACCTCTGAGGAGCCTGACTGCAATCTATTTGCCACAGCCCACACACAAGTGATCACATCACCCCACTACATACTAGCCATTGGTATGCCTAAGCTTTACAAGTCAAACCCAATATAAGAAGATTTATAATAATACATACCACCAAATGCGAAAACCATCTAGACTAGTATAGAACAAAATTACCGGTGTACAGGAGAAAGATAATGGGTGAGCTAAACAATAGCTTAACAGGCCCAGTACATCTACCGTGCCAAGATTATAATATGAAAAAAAAAGTTCGGATTTATCGACCATCTAAGTTATAAACTGTTGGCTACTGGCGAGAAGTAAACTAGTAGCCAGTATGTAATAACCTGTGCATTTACCAGTACAAGAAATCAGGACCGTCAACAACAAAAGCAGGTGTGAACTAATATGGTACAAATATCTACACCCAAAGATGTAACATATCATCCATGAGCTCAATTTACCAGAGTACTTCCACACTCCTTGTTTGTTGTTAGATTGTAAACATTTTGCTTGAAACCTTTTTTTATATGAATGCCCTACCTACTGAGCTTCCATGTCTTGTTTCCGAACAATGGACACTTAACTTTTTAGGCTAGCTGATAGACAGCTGCTTACAAGcattaaaatatatttccatataaATAAATAAAGGCAGACGGAAATAGGTTCTTGGCAGAGCCAAATTTCCCATAGTTGGTTTCAGTTTGCATATTTATACACAATCTGAATTAGACGCAATGCCGCACATAAGAACCGTTCATTAACGactcaaaataagaaagttaggTTCTAGAAATATTCCTGGTGCTACAGTAACATTACTATGAACCATAACTAATTTTTAACAAAAAGTGTAGCATACCTCATTGTGGAACGTAAGGGTCTATAAGGAGAGGATTCCTTGTGGAATCATTTTCAGGTGGGCACTCGACACTAGAAGATGATACCTTGGAAGTCTCAACAGGAAATCTCTCTGAACTTTCTGCGGTTGGAATGGATTCACTATGAGGAATGACTGATGTACCAGATGTGACAATGCGTGAGATTTTCGCAACAGGGCTTGAGGACTCAGCTGCCCCAACAAGACTTGATGTTTTCTGAAATCTCGATTGGTTATTTGAGCCAGGAGAAGCCGTCAACCACATAAATCGTAGCATATGCCCTTTACAAGATTTGCCAGTAATAAATGCTTTCTCAGCAGATTGCCGCGTTGTGTAGGTCACACAAGCTGAGCAACTcagagaaggcaaggttgtatcatgGTTGTGGGCTTCAGTGTCTTCTAGAACAACAGATGAGAGCTCCCCGAATGCTGCAAAATGATCTTTCAAGACAGATTCCTGTAAACAAAGTAGTCAAGGACATCAGAAAACAAAAAACAGCCGTGTCAAGCACATCAACACAAAAGGAAACATGACTATCAACCGAAGTTAGCATAAGGATACAGTGGTCTTTAAATTTTTTTCAATATCTAAATCGTCCATCTAAGTTACATGAACTATCAACCGAAGTAACTGTATTACGTGAGAAACTTAAAATTTGTTTCGCTTGAACTTGAAAAGACAAGTTACATTATGTACTGATTATGATGGCATTGGTTTTACAGATGCAAAGCTGAGTAAGCATTATCTACTCTCAAGCTTTTAACTTCTCAGTTAACAACAATACATATGAAATACAGTTAACACTTACATACATAAATGCATGCAAAATCCAACTACAAAAGAAACCACCATCATTTGAAAAACTATGACTAGAAGATTATAAATTTACAAGAGAAACATCCATCCAAACAAAGACCAAAATTTTGGTTATGGGCCAAAGTACTAGTGGGCAGAGTTTGGCCTCCATCTCCATCCAAACAATACCCTGTCAGTCTGTCACTATTACCAAATATTCTCTTAGGGAAAAGTAGTCCCTCCGTCCCATAATATAAGACGTTTTGGCAAGGTGTCTTGCCAAGCTTGCCAAAACGTCTTATATTGTGGCACGGAGGGAGTAGCATCATAAAACTCGAACCAAAAGGTCAAATGAATTATCACACCAAAGTAGCTACTTGTATTAAGCATCTTTGTAAAACAGATGTGTATGCGATTTAGCCACAGAACAATAAATAATACTAACAATTATGGTTTTTAAGGCGACGCCTTGGCGCCTTAAGGAGGGAGGGCACTTTGGCGCCTAGGCAACGCCTAGGCTCCTAAAGCGGCCATTTTTGCAAAGCGGAGGGAGAGCGCCTTGACGCCTAGGCATCGCCTAAGCGACGCTTTTTAAACCATGATAACAGTCTCAAGCAAAGCTATAATGTTTAAAATGACATGAGCTGAAATCAGAGGATCTTGCATTAAGAAGCAACAAATGTCAATGCAGACACTACACCAAGCATCCATCAAGGAATAGTGTTGCAATGCACTATGCATGCATGGTACTGTAATGCATGTGAAGCCCAAATGACAATAAATACCCTAGCACAGCGAAATAGAAGCTATCTATACCAAGTATTTTTCTTGTAGAGTGGATGTGTGAGATTAGTCACAGAATAATACTACCCCTgtgaatttagacaaatctccaacatccttttatggacggagggagtaatagtAATCTTAAGCACAGATATCATTATCAATGAAAAATGTAATTAAACGCTGGTAATGCTACAGTAAGATCCACTGTTGTGTGACTGAAAAAAAGACTGAAACACATAAACTGCAGTTGCTTGACACACCCAAACAAACTAATTTCAATACAGTGCAAGAGTAGCTTCCATTAAATGGTAAAAGCAATAGAGGGTATCCCGCATATACATAAAATTTCGATGTTTGGTCTCTATTGTGAGAGGACAACATGGAACTGTGCTTATAAGCATGATGACCCTTTTTGATATGTTACGAATATTGGCGATGGAAGGGCAGGAGGTTAGGTAATCGACTTACATTTGCAATTTCAGGTGGCAAAGGAGGAAGGATCCTAAACGACGTGGTGCGGTTGTCAAGCTTAAACCTATTCTGAGGTGGTGCTACCAGAGGAGATGTCTGCTTTACAGCTACAGCTGGTTTCTGAGTGGATGTTGGAGCATATTTTGGGGAAGATAAAGCCAAATCCccagaaattttcttttccagtgtaCTAGCAACCTCTTGCAGCCCTTCTGTCCCGGCGTTCATGGACCTTATATCTACCACTTTCCCAGCAGCATTTGGCCCAACTTCTTTTCCACTAGTCTCTGTCTGTTTTACTGGATTTCCTGAATTTTTCTGCAGCAGTAGAAACAAGTGCTTAATGAAAAGTTGGTTCAGCTAACAACATAGTTTATATAATTaacaaagaaataaatccaaagTATTGTCCAGGGATAATAGTAAGTACTTGTTTCACATATGCCTCTAACTGCTGGCGTAACTCAGCACGCTTCTGAGCTAACATATCTTGTTTTTTACGGAGTTCTTCCAGGAGTTCCATACTTTCTTGCCTTTTGGGAGCAGGAGGTACTGATGCTATACTGTTTGCAGGCAACGTTTTAGGACCTACACCAGGACCTGATGCAGAAGATCCAGAACTGGCCCTTGGAGTTGTAGATTGGAGATCGTTTCCTCTGTTGGATGAAGATGGTTGAGCTAGAGCCGAATTTGTCAGCATGGGTTTTGTAGAGATTCTACCCTCTCCCTCTTCAGTAATCCTGTCCCTGTTAGCCCACCATAGCTTTATAAAACGGTTTCCCATCACAGCATCTGGAGCTTTTAGGGCAGCTTCTGCTTCTTCCCTTTTAGAGAACTGGACAAAAGCTTTCTCACTGTTAGCTGGAACATAGATATCTATTACTTGACCAAATTTTTGGAAGTGCAAAAGAAGGGCCTCCCATCTATTGCTTTCCTGCGGAATGCCATTCACATAAAGTGTGCGAGATGCTTTGTGAGGAGCTCTATTACTTTGCCGGCCCACATCTCCAAGCATTCTTGAATTAGATTGACCATTAGTATCCTTACTAGAAGCCGGCTTTAATTGGACGGTGCTAGGAGCCATATCATCATAGTAGTCACTTCTTTTGTTTCCAGTGGCACTTGTCGAAGTAGTATTAGCTGTTTTACTAGGTCCTGATTTTTTCTTTGATGCTATTCTCCCCCAAACAGAAGACTTCGAATTCTGTGAACCATCAGCTGCAAAACCTTGGTTTGCATGCTCCCACCCTGCTTCATAGCTTGAGGTCTCAGCATTCCATACTCCATCATTAGCATGTGCAAAACCAGCACAGGATGCTTCAGGCTGTTCATTGTTCCACAGAGGCTGATCAGGATCATATACATCAGTGTTAACAACAGCTGAACCAGTGCTTCCATTTAGCTTTAATGCATCATCTGCCACACCAGATTTGGCATCTTTCGCAGTAACACCTTTACTGCCTCCTAGGTTTGTTAAGTTAACATGAGCAGTTACTGCCTCACTTTGGATTCCTAGTCCCGGGGCATTTGGAGCTGAGACTGGAAGATTGAACTGTGATAGACTCTGCAAAGTGTTTAAGAAACTATTCTATTAATTAAACATCAATGTTTTGATCTAAGCACAAAAAAACTAACTAGTAGTATTTAACCACAAAAACATTGCCTCATATTACACAACACAGTATAACAAAGGCTTTTTTAGAAAGAACAGCATAAGTTAGCTAAGTTCAATACAACCAGAAAAATAAAATACTCCAAGTAATTATACAGCACATCATACTGAGATCTAAAATCCTCCAAGACTTCACAGTACTCATACTTGGGCACATAAGAACATTACAACAAAGTTAATAATTTAGAGAAAATACTTGAGCTAGATAGGTTAAATAACACCAGAACATAAAATGCTGCAGCACAAAAAACAGTCGAGGAAGAGTTGCATCATAGTGGGGTCTGAAACCGCTGCTAGCTGACATTACTCAATTAGGATGTTGAACAAGGTACTGTGAAGAACGTTAACTGCGACTcatattatcaatgataatagcaCTTACAGAACACCTTTCAAGGTTACTTGTTATATTGGCACAACGTAACAGTAATCATGTGAAAGTAACAGATCAACCTATTTGAATGCTGCGATTGAGCGTTCCAAGCAAGTAGAAGGATAGTACTAAAGTGCAGGAAAATGCAGAATATTATTTGAAGATCAGGAAACAGACTGACCTGCATATCTTCAACAACAATTCTATTTACTCCATGCTCCATGGGGCACATATCCCCTCTCAAGCAAAATCCACGCTCCTCGAAGTCTCTACAACGTTGACGAGGCATGCCAAGATCAATTAAAGGTGACATTGCAGGCTGAATAGGGCCCTGCATTCCATGTGGGTGAAATGGATCCAGCATTCCATTAGGCATTCCAGGCATAAACCCATGTGGACCCCATGAACCATTTTGAGCACTACCACTACTCGACATTGGAGCACCCATAAATAAGCTAGGATGTGGAGGCGGTCCTTGTGACGCCATGTGTGATGCAAAATCCATCATGTCAAGTGTGTTAAATCTTGGGTCATGCTGAGTCCAGGGTGCACCATTCCGTCCTCTTCCCCGTGTCATAGGAGGGCGAGTGGCAGCCGAAGCTGAATGGAAAGATTGGTTCATTCTACCTCCCCGACTGTGAGCTCCTGGTCCAAGACGCCTCTTGAATTTTGGTACGAAGTCCTTCTGTGCTTCCCCACGTGAATCAGCTCCACCAAATGGCTGTCCATTACCAGAAATCATGGGCCTTCTTTTCAAAGGTCTCCCTGCAGATTGCTCCTCAGTACTCTCACCAAAAGATTGAGGCATAGCCTCTTTTCTTCGGTGCTTGTGATTACgatcatcgtcgtcatcgtcgctaaTTTCAAAGTTTTCGGTATCTGTAGCAGCTTCAGAATTTGTGGAATTACTTTCTTCCTTTGGTGAAGGAACTTCTATTTTGTCAGCATCCAGTCCTGGAGCTGTGGACTCTTTGTGCATCTTCAAGATTAGAAAATCCGCAGAAAAGCAACTTTGCATCTAGATTTTATCCATTGCCCTGATGATCTTCAAGAAACACAAAGTTCAGAACATTTCTACTGTAAATAGATAAGGCGGCAGAACATAAAACGAAGATGGACTATATCATATGCATGTAACACAAAGGAGTTCAGAATATCGAATTACGAACAATAAAATATAGTGCGCAAACAACAGGAAGAGTGGCAACAAATTCCCCTATTCCCCTTTCAAATATCAGTACACAAAAAAAGGCTATAGGACTCAACAATTCAAAGCTCACTTCGACTAATAACAGGATTATATAAACAATGCCTAGTCCATGGAGCAAAGGGGGTATACTTACGGAAGGTGAAGCACATTTTATTTTAAATTATCATCCCTATTTTTTTCTTGCACATCGtacacatttatcagcaaaacagTGGAGCAGTGGGATTGAACTTTCCTAATTTTGGTCATCAATATATT
This Lolium perenne isolate Kyuss_39 chromosome 1, Kyuss_2.0, whole genome shotgun sequence DNA region includes the following protein-coding sequences:
- the LOC127310994 gene encoding zinc finger CCCH domain-containing protein 27, producing the protein MQSCFSADFLILKMHKESTAPGLDADKIEVPSPKEESNSTNSEAATDTENFEISDDDDDDRNHKHRRKEAMPQSFGESTEEQSAGRPLKRRPMISGNGQPFGGADSRGEAQKDFVPKFKRRLGPGAHSRGGRMNQSFHSASAATRPPMTRGRGRNGAPWTQHDPRFNTLDMMDFASHMASQGPPPHPSLFMGAPMSSSGSAQNGSWGPHGFMPGMPNGMLDPFHPHGMQGPIQPAMSPLIDLGMPRQRCRDFEERGFCLRGDMCPMEHGVNRIVVEDMQSLSQFNLPVSAPNAPGLGIQSEAVTAHVNLTNLGGSKGVTAKDAKSGVADDALKLNGSTGSAVVNTDVYDPDQPLWNNEQPEASCAGFAHANDGVWNAETSSYEAGWEHANQGFAADGSQNSKSSVWGRIASKKKSGPSKTANTTSTSATGNKRSDYYDDMAPSTVQLKPASSKDTNGQSNSRMLGDVGRQSNRAPHKASRTLYVNGIPQESNRWEALLLHFQKFGQVIDIYVPANSEKAFVQFSKREEAEAALKAPDAVMGNRFIKLWWANRDRITEEGEGRISTKPMLTNSALAQPSSSNRGNDLQSTTPRASSGSSASGPGVGPKTLPANSIASVPPAPKRQESMELLEELRKKQDMLAQKRAELRQQLEAYVKQKNSGNPVKQTETSGKEVGPNAAGKVVDIRSMNAGTEGLQEVASTLEKKISGDLALSSPKYAPTSTQKPAVAVKQTSPLVAPPQNRFKLDNRTTSFRILPPLPPEIANESVLKDHFAAFGELSSVVLEDTEAHNHDTTLPSLSCSACVTYTTRQSAEKAFITGKSCKGHMLRFMWLTASPGSNNQSRFQKTSSLVGAAESSSPVAKISRIVTSGTSVIPHSESIPTAESSERFPVETSKVSSSSVECPPENDSTRNPLLIDPYVPQ